The following proteins are encoded in a genomic region of Miscanthus floridulus cultivar M001 unplaced genomic scaffold, ASM1932011v1 fs_647_8_9, whole genome shotgun sequence:
- the LOC136532540 gene encoding 26S proteasome regulatory subunit 6B homolog, which translates to MSATAVAPIPPAAAFPVAAPPSYAAAFSAAAALTDGHDGDLYCHYKSLQRHLEFVEIQEDYVKDELRNLRREELRGAEEVKRCRATPLEIGQFMEMVDADHGIVAPTTTGGSFYVRVLSTIGRELLKPSASVALHRHSHALVDVLPPEADSSISLLGSSEKPNVTYSDIGGCDIQKQEIREAVELPLTHHELYKQIGIDPPRGVLLYGPPGTGKTMLAKAVAHHTTAAFIRVVGSEFVQKYLGEGPRMVRDVFRLAKENAPAIIFIDEVDAIATARFDAQTGADREVQRILMELLNQMDGFDQTVNVKVIMATNRADTLDPALLRPGRLDRKIEFPLPDRRQKRLVFQVSCLFV; encoded by the exons ATGTCGGCCACCGCCGTCGCGCCGATCCCTCCCGCCGCGGCCTTCCCGGTGGCGGCCCCGCCGTCGTACGCGGCCGccttctccgccgccgccgcgctcacCGACGGCCACGACGGCGACCTCTACTGTCACTACAAGTCGCTCCAGCGCCACCTCGAGTTCGTCGAGATCCAGGAGGACTACGTCAAGGACGAGCTCAGGAACCTCAGGCGCGAGGAGCTGCGCGGCGCGGAGGAGGTGAAGCGGTGCCGGGCGACGCCGCTCGAGATCGGCCAGTTCATGGAGATGGTCGACGCCGACCACGGCATCGTGGCGCCCACCACCACCGGCGGCAGCTTCTACGTGCGGGTCCTCAGCACCATCGGACGCGAGCTGCTCAAGCCCTCGGCGTCCGTCGCGCTGCACCGCCACTCCCACGCGCTCGTCGACGTGCTGCCGCCCGAGGCCGACTCCAGCATTTCGCTGCTCGGCTCGTCGGAGAAGCCCAACGTCACCTACAGT GATATTGGTGGATGTGACATTCAAAAGCAAGAAATCAGGGAAGCTGTCGAGTTACCGTTGACACATCATGAGTTGTACAAGCAGATTGGTATTGATCCACCAAGAGGTGTGCTTCTGTATGGTCCTCCAGGTACTGGCAAGACCATGCTTGCCAAAGCTGTGGCACATCACACAACTGCTGCTTTTATCAGAGTAGTTGGTTCAGAGTTCGTGCAGAAGTACTTGGGTGAG GGTCCTCGGATGGTTCGAGATGTATTCCGTTTGGCTAAGGAGAATGCCCCTGCAATCATATTTATTGACGAGGTTGATGCTATAGCCACTGCACGTTTTGATGCTCAGACAGGTGCTGATCGAGAAGTTCAGCGCATTCTGATGGAGTTACTTAATCAG ATGGATGGATTTGATCAAACAGTAAATGTGAAGGTTATAATGGCAACTAATAGGGCAGATACTTTGGATCCTGCTCTGTTGCGTCCAGGTAGGCTTGACAGGAAAATTGAGTTCCCTCTTCCTGATCGGCGGCAGAAGAGGCTTGTGTTCCAAGTAAGTTGTCTGTTTGTGTGA